One genomic window of Panulirus ornatus isolate Po-2019 chromosome 14, ASM3632096v1, whole genome shotgun sequence includes the following:
- the UBL3 gene encoding ubiquitin-like protein 3, whose product MGSRNIPSDKINLRLILVSGKTKEFLFSPSESAGDIAQFVFDNWPEEWVDESVSKAEILRLIYQGRFLHGNVTLGALGLPAGKTCVMHLVPRENLPEPNSQDQRQKSKGGSSSCCSASCAIL is encoded by the exons atcAATCTCCGCCTCATCCTAGTGAGCGGGAAGACAAAAGAGTTCCTCTTCAGTCCTAGTGAGTCAGCAGGAGACATAGCACAGTTTGTCTTTGATAACTGGCCTGAAG AATGGGTAGATGAAAGTGTCAGCAAGGCAGAAATTTTACGTCTGATTTATCAAGGGCGGTTTCTCCATGGAAATGTAACGTTAGGAGCACTGGGCCTTCCTGCTGGCAAGACTTGTGTCATGCACCTTGTTCCTAGAGAGAACTTACCAGAACCAAACTCTCAAG aCCAACGGCAGAAGAGCAAGGGTGGGTCATCGAGTTGCTGCTCTGCTTCTTGTGCTATCCTCTAG